The Pseudomonas solani genome segment AGCTCTTCGATCACGCTACCGAGCTGACGCCCGACAACCTCAAGAGTCTTGCCCGCCTCACGCTGCTCCTGGGTCTCACCGACGCAGAGCACCGGAACAAGACCGCAAGACTGAGCCGCAGCGAACTTGCGACTAACCACTTCGTCACGCTCACCAAGAATCAGACGGCGTTCGGAGTGACCAACGAGGACCAGGGCGCAACCGGCATCAGCCAGCTGACTCGCAGCAACCTCACCCGTGAGCGCACCCTGAACAGGTTCAACTGCACAATTCTGCGCACCGACGGCAATCGACTTGCCATCCAGGCCTTGCATCACCTGATTGATGTACAGACAGGGCGGGAATACCGCGACCTCGACGCCAGCATTCAATGCCAACTGACGAAGCCCTTTGATCAGCTCTGCGACGCTGGCGCGGGTACCGTGCATTTTCCAGTTACCAGCTACCAGGGGGCGACGCATGCTTTACCTCGTCGATCAAAGTGGGCGCAGATGTTACCCAAGGTTTTTTGAAGTAGCAAGAGAAATCAAGCACATACCTCGGTTACGACTTTAACCAGCTCTTCCGCGTAGCCACGGACCTGGTTTTCATCATCACCCTCGACCATCACGCGGACCAGCGGCTCGGTGCCGGACTTGCGCAGCAGCACACGCCCACGCCCCGCCATCTTCTCGGTGACACGAGCGCAGGCATCTTTCACCGCCGGGTGCTCGACCGGATCGATATCACCACCAGCGAAGCGCACGTTCAGCAGCACCTGCGGGCATTTGCGCATCCCCTGACGAGCCTCCGCCAGCGACTGACCACGACGCTGAAGCGCCAGCAGCACCTGAAGCGCGGCAATCAGGGCGTCCCCCGTCGTGGTGAAATGACTGCAGAGGATATGCCCCGAATTCTCGCCGCCCAGACTCCAGCCGCGCTCCTGCATGTCCGCGATGACATAGCGATCGCCGACCTTGGCCCGCGTGAAGGGCACACCCAGCTCACCCAGGGCCAGCTCGAGCCCGAGGTTGCTCATCAGGGTTCCGACCACCCCGCCCCCCTGGAGCTTGCCTCGCTCATGCAGGTCACGCGCGATGATGAACAGCAGCTCGTCGCCATCCACCACGGCACCGGTATGGTCGACCATCAGCACGCGGTCGCCGTCGCCATCGAAGGCAATGCCGATATCGGCATGCTGGGCCACCACTTCGGCCTGCAGCGACTCCATGTGCGTCGAGCCACATTTATCGTTGATGTTCAGACCGTTCGGCTGGGCAGCCAGTACCGAGACGTTGCCGCCGAGCTCGCGGAAGACGCTGGGAGCGACCTTGTAGGTAGCGCCATGCGCGCAGTCCACAACGATCTTGAGGCCGGCCAGGTCGGTGCTCATGGGCACCGTACTCTTGCAGAACTCGATGTAGCGGCCGGCAGCATCGTTGATACGCGAAACCTTGCCGAGATTGGCCGACTCGACCACCACCATGGGTTGGTCGAGCAGCTCTTCGATCATCAGCTCGACTTCGTCGGAGAGCTTCACACCCTGCCCGGAGAAGAACTTGATGCCGTTGTCGTTATGCGGGTTGTGCGAGGCACTGATAACAATTCCCGCCTCAGCCAGGAAGGTGCGGGTCAGGTAGGCGATAGCCGGAGTCGGCATCGGCCCCAGCAGCATCACGTCTGCACCAGCAGCGGAAAGACCAGCCTCCAGGGCCGATTCGAACATGTACCCGGAAATACGGGTGTCCTTGCCCACCAGGATGCGGCACTTGCCTTGCTTGCGGAACGCCATGCCCGCCGCCCAGCCAAGCTTGAGCATGAAATCAGGGGTGATGGGGAACTGACCAACGTGGCCACGAATACCATCGGTGCCGAAATACTTTCTGCTCATGAATGCTCCGTGTTTCTTATTCCGCCGAATTTACCGCGGCGATCATACGTACGACATCGACAGTCTCGGCCACATCATGCACCCGCAGGATGCATGCACCCTTGGCCACCGCCAGGGCGGCCAGGGCCAGACTGCCGTAAAGCCGCTTGTCGACATCTCGACCCAGCGCCTGCCCAACCATGCTCTTGCGCGAAACGCCGACAAGCAGGGGGCGCCCGAGCCCCAGCAACTCTTCGAGGCGCCTGAACAGGCTCAGGTTGTGTTCAAAGGTTTTGGCGAAGCCGAAACCCGGATCCAGCACGATGCGCTCAGCAGGGATGCCCACAGCCACACAAGCCGCCATGCGCGCAGCAAGGAACTCACCCACCTCGCCAGTCACATCACGGTACTGGGGATTCTGCTGCATGGTGCCCGGCTCGCCCAACATGTGCATGAGGCAGACCGGCAGGCCGGTATCGGCCGCCGCATCCAGCGCCCCATCACGCCGCAGCGAACGCACATCGTTGATCAGGCCAGCACCAAGCCGTGCACCCTCGCGCATGACTGCCGGCGTGGAGGTATCCAGGGAAACCACCACATCCAGCTCGCGGGATATCGCCTCCACCACGGGGGCGACACGCTCCAGCTCCTCGGA includes the following:
- the glmM gene encoding phosphoglucosamine mutase, with product MSRKYFGTDGIRGHVGQFPITPDFMLKLGWAAGMAFRKQGKCRILVGKDTRISGYMFESALEAGLSAAGADVMLLGPMPTPAIAYLTRTFLAEAGIVISASHNPHNDNGIKFFSGQGVKLSDEVELMIEELLDQPMVVVESANLGKVSRINDAAGRYIEFCKSTVPMSTDLAGLKIVVDCAHGATYKVAPSVFRELGGNVSVLAAQPNGLNINDKCGSTHMESLQAEVVAQHADIGIAFDGDGDRVLMVDHTGAVVDGDELLFIIARDLHERGKLQGGGVVGTLMSNLGLELALGELGVPFTRAKVGDRYVIADMQERGWSLGGENSGHILCSHFTTTGDALIAALQVLLALQRRGQSLAEARQGMRKCPQVLLNVRFAGGDIDPVEHPAVKDACARVTEKMAGRGRVLLRKSGTEPLVRVMVEGDDENQVRGYAEELVKVVTEVCA
- the folP gene encoding dihydropteroate synthase; protein product: MSSTQYLTRLPCGNRVLDLSRPHVMGILNVTPDSFSDGGRFSQRDAALRHAAEMVAAGATLIDVGGESTRPGARAVSPSEELERVAPVVEAISRELDVVVSLDTSTPAVMREGARLGAGLINDVRSLRRDGALDAAADTGLPVCLMHMLGEPGTMQQNPQYRDVTGEVGEFLAARMAACVAVGIPAERIVLDPGFGFAKTFEHNLSLFRRLEELLGLGRPLLVGVSRKSMVGQALGRDVDKRLYGSLALAALAVAKGACILRVHDVAETVDVVRMIAAVNSAE
- the tpiA gene encoding triose-phosphate isomerase; translated protein: MRRPLVAGNWKMHGTRASVAELIKGLRQLALNAGVEVAVFPPCLYINQVMQGLDGKSIAVGAQNCAVEPVQGALTGEVAASQLADAGCALVLVGHSERRLILGERDEVVSRKFAAAQSCGLVPVLCVGETQEQREAGKTLEVVGRQLGSVIEELGVGAFAKAVIAYEPVWAIGTGLTATPQQAQEVHAAIRAQLAAENAEVARGVRILYGGSVKAASAAELFGMPDIDGGLVGGASLNADEFGAICRAAGS